The Lipingzhangella halophila genome segment GCGGGCGTCGGTCAGGGCGGTCGCGAGGGCGCGGTGCACCCGTGACCCGGTACCCCACCGCGCCCACGCGACGATCCCGGCCACGGCCGCGCAGCCGAGCAGGGCCACGCCCGCGACCCCGGCCCCCGGGGCGAGGTAGGCCCCCGCCACGGGTGACAGGGACGGGCTCGCCAGCAGTACCAGCACTCCGGCGACGGCGAGCACCGCCTGTCCGCCGACCCGCTCCAGGACCACGGCGCGGACACCGCGGCCGAGGTCACCCGAACGCTGGCCGTGGGAAACGGCGCGATGCGCGTCACCGAGCACGCCCGCCGGGAGCACGACGTTCAGGAACAGCGAACGGTAGTAGTCCGCGACGGCCGTCGCCATGGGCAGCCGCAGGCCCAGGCGGCACGCGACGAGGCGCCACCGCCCGGCACTGAGCACGGTGGTCAGCAAGCCGAGACCGAGCGCGGCGAGCGCCGACTCGACGGTGACCAGCCGCACCCCTTCGACGAACGCGTCGGTGCCGAGCCGCCACATAAGCACAGCGAGGATGGCGGCTCCGGCGAGCGCGCGCAACCAGGGCCAGACGCGCCGGGTCACCGTTCGCCACCGCCAGACGGCCACGGGAGAGCGAGCAGGTCGCGGTGCCACACGACGACGCGCAGCGCACCGGCCGCGCACGCGTCGAGCCGGCGCCGCAGGTATCCCTCGGCGGGCCGCGCCAGGGCCGGCCGCTGCTCGACCGCGGCGGCGACCCAGCCACGCAGCCACTCCGCGGCCAGCGCCGCCTGGCCCGCCCCGAGCCGCCAGGGGCTGGCTCCGCTCCACACCCGCACGCCGCGGCGTTCGAAGGCCTCGGTCGCCGCGGTGGCCGAGTCCGGGCCCAGCAGCCGGCGGCCGCCGGTGGTCCGGCGCTGGTGGGCGTTGAAAGCGGCGGCGATCTCCGCGTCGAGGGGGTGGACTGGGGCCAGCTCCACCCGTCCCTCGACGGACAGGGTCAGCAGCGCGGGACAGTCGGCCCCGGCACACGCCGCGGCGAGCCGGTCGACCTCGTCCAGGGTGAGCAGGTCCAGTAACGCCGAGGCGGTCAGCAGCGCCGTCCCGGCGAGATCGGGCGCCCGCAACCGGGTGATGTCGGTTTCGCGCGTCTCCACCGTGACGGCGCCGCCGTCGGCGGCCGGACCGCGCACACCCGCCCGGGCCCGGTCCAGCAGCACGGAGTCGCGGTCGTGCAGCACCCAGTGCTGCGGCCCGGGAAGCCGCCCGGCGAGCCAGCGCCCCATGGCGCCGGTGCCGCACCCCAGGTCGCGGATGACCAGCGGCCCCCCGGCCGCCGGCCGGGACGCGAGGTACCGGTCCAACGGGCCCAGCAGTTCGCCCGCGCGGGCGGCGGCGTCGGCGCTCTCGCGCAGCTCGAGCCATTCCGGGGGGCAGCGGGACGCGAGTGCCATGGTCAAGCGGTGCTCCGCGGCTCCTCCCGCCGGACCTTCTCCAGCACCGTGTCCAGGCTCCGTGACGTCCGCTCCCATCCGCCGAGGCCGCCGCGACGGCCACGCGCCGCGCTTCTGAGCCGGCGCCGCAGGTCGTCGTCCTCAAGCCAACGCCGCAAGGCACCCGCCAGAGCGGGTGACTCCGGAGGTACCAGGCTACCCGGAACGCTTCCGTCCGGAGCGGTACCCAATGCCTGTGGAACACCCCCGACCGCCGTCGCCAGGACCGGAATCCCGCGCGCCAGCGCCTCGGTCACCACCATGCCGTAGGTCTCAACGCGGGAGGCCAGAACCACGAGGTCGGAGGCGGCGTACAAAGCGGACAACCGCTCCGCCGTCTGAGGGCCGGTGAGGCGCACCCGGCCGGCGAGCCCGAGCCGGTCGATCCGCCGCCGGAGCTCAGCGACAAAACCGGGGGCGCGACGCAGCGACCCGGCGCACTCGCAGCTCCACGGCAGGTCGGTGAGGGCCGCCAGGGCGTCCACGAGCAGGTCGTGCCCCTTGGTCCGGGTGACCGCGGCGACACAGAGCAGCCTGGACGCGCCGTCGGTGCCGGCGGCGAGCGGCGCGGGGTCGACGCCCGGCGGTACCGGGTGCACGCGGCCGGGGTCGATCCCGTGCCCACCGGTCATATGGGACGCGGCCCACGCACTGGTCGGCACAACCGCACGCGCGGCCCGCAGGGTCTCCCTCTCCCGGGCGTCCAGGTCCGCAGCAACGGCGGGCGGCAGCGCGGTCTCCGCGGCGAGCGGCAGGTGCACCAGGACTACCAGGCGCAGCCGGCGCGCCTGCGGCACGACGACATCGGGGACACCGCACGCGACAAGACCGTCGAGCAGTACGACGGCGCCGCTGGGCAGCGCGGCCAGCGCCCGGCTCAGGGCCGCGCGGGCCCGGTCGTCCGGCCGCGGCCACGCGCCCGCCACCGCGACCTCGCGCACCAGCCAGCCCTCCGCCGCCAGGTCCCGGCACACCCGGCGGTCGTAGGTGTTGCCGCCACTGGGCACGGCCGGGTCGGCGACGTCGCCGGGCAGAATCGCGTGCACCTCTCGTGGGGGCACGGTGCCGGCCGTGGTCACAGCGCGCGTTCGTAGCTCGCCCACGCGACGTGCGACTCGTGCAGCGTGACCGTGATCCCGGCCAGCCCGCGCGCGCCCTCCCCGAGGCCGCCCGCGGCCACCCGGTCCGCGAGCCGGTCGGCGATGACCTTGGCCAGGAACTCCGTGGACGTGTTGGTCCCGGCGAAGGCGGGTTCGTCGTCCAGGTTGCGGTAGTTGAGCTCGCCCACCACCGCCGCGAGCGCCTGCCCGGCCAACCCGATGTCGACAACAATGTTGTCGGTGTCGAGCTCCGGGCGGCTAAACGACGCGTCAACGACGAACGTCGCACCGTGCAGCCGCTGTGCCGGACCGAAGACGTCGCCGCGGAAGCTGTGGGCCACCATGAGGTGGTCGCGGGTGGTGACGCTGAACAACGGGTCACACTCCAGAATCGTCGGCGCCGGGGCCATCGTTCGCGGCGGATCCGTACGCGATGCGCTGGCACAGCGCCGGGCTCGTGCCATCGGCGACGCGCGGCAGCAGCCGGGGCAGCTCCTCGAACGGGTACTCGCCGGTGACCAGCGCGTCGAACGCGGGGTCGGCGAGGAGGTCAAGCGCCAGCGACAGCCGGTCGGCGAGGCTGCGGTGCGCGCGCCGGAGGGGCGGCACCGAGC includes the following:
- a CDS encoding glycosyltransferase family 4 protein; this encodes MTTAGTVPPREVHAILPGDVADPAVPSGGNTYDRRVCRDLAAEGWLVREVAVAGAWPRPDDRARAALSRALAALPSGAVVLLDGLVACGVPDVVVPQARRLRLVVLVHLPLAAETALPPAVAADLDARERETLRAARAVVPTSAWAASHMTGGHGIDPGRVHPVPPGVDPAPLAAGTDGASRLLCVAAVTRTKGHDLLVDALAALTDLPWSCECAGSLRRAPGFVAELRRRIDRLGLAGRVRLTGPQTAERLSALYAASDLVVLASRVETYGMVVTEALARGIPVLATAVGGVPQALGTAPDGSVPGSLVPPESPALAGALRRWLEDDDLRRRLRSAARGRRGGLGGWERTSRSLDTVLEKVRREEPRSTA
- a CDS encoding class I SAM-dependent methyltransferase, encoding MALASRCPPEWLELRESADAAARAGELLGPLDRYLASRPAAGGPLVIRDLGCGTGAMGRWLAGRLPGPQHWVLHDRDSVLLDRARAGVRGPAADGGAVTVETRETDITRLRAPDLAGTALLTASALLDLLTLDEVDRLAAACAGADCPALLTLSVEGRVELAPVHPLDAEIAAAFNAHQRRTTGGRRLLGPDSATAATEAFERRGVRVWSGASPWRLGAGQAALAAEWLRGWVAAAVEQRPALARPAEGYLRRRLDACAAGALRVVVWHRDLLALPWPSGGGER
- a CDS encoding lysylphosphatidylglycerol synthase transmembrane domain-containing protein, whose amino-acid sequence is MTRRVWPWLRALAGAAILAVLMWRLGTDAFVEGVRLVTVESALAALGLGLLTTVLSAGRWRLVACRLGLRLPMATAVADYYRSLFLNVVLPAGVLGDAHRAVSHGQRSGDLGRGVRAVVLERVGGQAVLAVAGVLVLLASPSLSPVAGAYLAPGAGVAGVALLGCAAVAGIVAWARWGTGSRVHRALATALTDARRGLLARDTWPGVLVLSAGAAAGHVALFLVAARTAGSSAPVAELAPLMVLALLVMTLPVSVGGWGPREAFLALAFGAAGLGATQGLTVAVVCGVLTFVSCLPGAGVLLCRATGPRSAPSGAGEGFPNEARSESVR
- a CDS encoding 6-pyruvoyl trahydropterin synthase family protein gives rise to the protein MFSVTTRDHLMVAHSFRGDVFGPAQRLHGATFVVDASFSRPELDTDNIVVDIGLAGQALAAVVGELNYRNLDDEPAFAGTNTSTEFLAKVIADRLADRVAAGGLGEGARGLAGITVTLHESHVAWASYERAL